TATGCCGTTGCGGCGCTGGTCATGCTGCTGGTGATTATGCCGATACTGCCGCAATCGTCCGCGCTACCCGCACAATCACCGGCCGCAGCTTCGGGCACGCGCCAACCCGGGATTGCACGCCTGGGGGCGATTTATGGGCTCTATGGATTGGGGTACATCATCCCTGCAACGTTTTTGTCGCAAATGGCCAACGCTCAGTTTCACGGCCAGTGGCAGGCCGACTTGTTCTGGCCCGCCTTCGGACTATGCGCCGCGACAGGCGTGGCGCTGATCAGCTTGCGCCGCCCCAACCCCGGCACCACGCGCTTCTGGCTGATGGCCGGGTTGTGGGTCCAGGCCCTTGGCGTGCTGGCGTGTCTGCTGCCGAGCAGTACCGGGCTGGCACTGGGCGTCATCCTGTGCGGCACGCCGTTTTTAGCCTGCATGCCGCTGGTCATGCAACGTTCGCGGGACCTGGCGCCCCATGCGACGACCCGTAACGCTGCCTTGTTGACCGCCTGCTTCGCCGTGGGGCAGTTGTGCGGGCCGTTGCTGGCAGCGCTCAGCAGTCATTTCAGTGGCGGACTGCAACCGGCACTGATCATTGCGGCCAGCGGGTTGCTGCTGGCAGGCGTGCTGGCCTGGCAGTCGGTCAACTGCCCAGCAGAGCGCGCACTTTGCGACGCACCCACTGCTCCGCGCTGACAAACGTGATGCCCAGCAACACACAAATGGCGCCCACAACAAAGTTGATGCTCAAGGGCTCGTGCAGCACCAGCACACCGAACGTCACGCCGAACAGCGGCGTCATAAACGAGAACACCGCCAGGTTGGAAGCCAGGTAGCGCTTGAGCAGCCAGAACCACACCAGGTAGCTGAAGAACGACACCACCAGCCCCTGAAACAGCACGCTGGCCACCGCGACGGTGGTCAGGCTGATATGACTGATCTGGCCACTGGCCGCAGCGATGACCAGCAAGCCGACGAAGCCGACAATCAGTTGATAGAACAAGGTCAGCGTCACCGGCGCCTCGGACAGCCTGGAGCCACGCACCACTACCGTGGTCGCGCCCCAGGCCATGCCGGCCAGAATCCCGTAGGCATCGCCCAGCAGCATATTGCGATCCATGTCTGCAAACGACATACCGCCGGCAAAGGAGAAGGCGATCCCTATAAACGCGAGAAAAATTCCCAGCCATTGCAATGGCCGCAAGCGCTCGCTGGGCAATAACCAGTTAATCCCCAGAGCGGTGAAAATAGGTGCGGTATAAAGGAATACCGACATATGCGCGGCACTGGTCAGTTGTAGCCCTTCGGAGATAAAGAAGAACTCCAGGCCGAACAGGCTGCCGGCCAGCAAGCCACCGCGCCAGGTGGCGGGCACCTGGTTCCAGCCGCCCTTCCAGCAAATCAACAGCCCCACCAGCAGCGCCGAAATGCCGGAGCGTGCGGCCGCCTGCATCACGGGTGCGATGTCCGGCGCCGCGATCTTGATTATTACCTGTTGCACGCCCCAGATCAGGCACAGGCCCAGCATGACTTGCAGAGCGAAAGCATCCGTTGCTCGCCGCGAAATACTCATAGACCACCTAAAAAGCCACGTCCGGGAAAAGCCAGATACAGCGCAGTATTGAACCTGTTGCCGAAAGGAATCAGGACGCCAGCTTGCGTGCCGCCCAATAACCCGACAAGGCTGCAAGGCAGGTCAATAACCCGCCCCACGCCATATCCATCAACGCCAACTGGGCAGACCAGCCTTGCAGCGTCGCCCAGTTGGTCATGTCATAGGTGCCATAGGCCACCAACCCGAAGAACGCGCCGGCCAGCGCTGCTCTTCGCGCGCTGCCACGGGCCAGGGCCGGCATCACGACAAAGAACACCACGCCCAGCACGTACAACAGATAGAACACGATGGCGGGCCCCCACTTGGGCTGCTCCAGCATCAGCGAGCCCAGCAGCTCTTTATAGGTAGAGCTCATGAGCACGCCCAGCCACAGGCCGTCGAGCACCAGAAAAGCCACCAACGCACCGATATACGCCCACACTGCTTTTCTCATGTCGCCAGCCCCCTTGGATTTGGCTCAGATCAGTTCGATACGATCTGCGTGGATTGCAATCTTGCCTTCCTTGTACAGCGCGCCGATGGCCTTTTTGAAGTTGCCCTTGCTGACGCCGAACAGGTTGCTGATCACTTCTGGCGCGCTTTTATCGCTGACCGCCAGCACGCCGTTGTTGTCTCGCAGCTTGCTGAGGATTTTCGAGTTCAGGCTGCTGGAAGCTTCCTGGCCAACCGGCTGCAGGCTCAGGCTGATCTTGCCGTCTGCGCGAACTTCCTTGATGAAGCCTTTCTCTTGCTTGCCCGCACGCATGAACTTGAAGATTTCATTCTTGTGGATCAAGCCCCAGTGCTTGTTGTTGATCACGGCTTTGAAGCCCATGTCCGTGGCTTCGGCCACCAACAGATCAACTTCCTGGCCCACCTGGTAATTGGCCGGGGTTTTGTCCAGATAACGGTCAAGACGCGCAGTCGCGGTGATACGACGCGTGTGCTTGTCGAGGTAGACGTGCACCACGACATATTCGCCGGCGGTCATCTGGCGTTTTTCTTCGGAATACGGCAAGAGCAAATCTTTCGGCAGCCCCCAATCGAGGAACACACCGATACTATTAACTTCTACCACTTTAAGACTGGCGAACTCACCCACCTGAACTTTTGGTGTTTCAGTGGTGGCAAGTAATTTGTCTTCACTGTCCAAATAAACAAAGACGTTGAGCCAGTCTTCATCTTCGCTGGGAATATCTTTGGGAATATAACGATTGGGCAACAGGATTTCGCCGTCCGCCCCACCGTCTAAATACAAACCAAAATTCGTATGTTTAACCACTTGCAAACTGTTGTAGCGACCGATTAAAGCCATGTCCAATACCCTCATTACGTAGGCGGCATTCTACCCGAGTTTAGGGGGGCGAATTGGAGCGCCGCAGCCCGGTGATCAAAAAATCTGCGAAAGGTTTGATTTGTCTGGATTTTATAACGCGCGCCGGGTGCCACTCGTCAGCCTGCCAGGCACTGGCAACCCGTCTGAGCACGATAAAAAAGCAGCCGCTGTTTTGAATTAAAACAGCGAGTTAGCCGACAATGGCACCCTTGTTTATCAGCCCTCAACAAACACCTCCTTTATTTTACGAAGATATTTAACAAGCAATTGTCAAGTATTTCAGGTACTATCGCTGGCCAAGTTATTTTCTACAGGACAATAGCCGCCATGCGTGTAAAAGCATCCGCCAGCAAAGCAAAGCCAGCTCCCGCTGTTGAAACCAGCGCCTCAATCAATGCTCAAATTGAAGCATTCTTGAAATCCGGCGGCGAAATTCAGGAAATCAAGAAAGGCGTCAGCGGCCAGACTTTTGGCCCGTCCAAGCAGATCACGCTCGGCAAAAAGTAATACCCCTCGCGTCATCTGGTCCTCATGCGCTTTGCCATCCAAGGCGCTAGGACTATCGATTTATCCCTTTGTTCCCCATCAACACCCGCGACCAGAATCGATAAATCGACGAACGGCACCCTGCTGCCGACTTTCCTGCGTATGCTCCAAAGGCTCTGAATCAAGCCTTTGAGCCCATATAGGGAGCCGATCATGCTCACACGGGCTTTACTGCTGGCCGGTACGGTACTCGCCAGCACCATTGTGGATGCACAGATATTTTCCCGGGAACTGGGGAATTTCGATCTCAAACTGGCCACACAGCCGAGCCGCAGCATGGCGCAAGGCCTGGTCAAGCCCACCACCCCTGGCTCGACCTTCCATGGCGGCCTGGACCTCACCCATGACAGCGGCTGGTATGTCGGCCAATGGGCGCCCACCATGGGGATCAGACCTGGCAGCAATCTCGAAGTCGACTCCTACCTGGGCTACAAGCACCCTTTCGACCAGACCTTGGGCTATGAACTGGGCCTGATCCATTACAGCTATCCCAAACTCGACTCGCTCGACAGCCAACAATTCTTTGCCGGCCTCACGGTACTGGGTACGCGCTTTGGCGCCGCCTTCAGCAACGACCCGGACCGGCGCGACAGCACACTGTTTGCCGATTTGGGACTCAACCAGCCCTTCGGCATCGGGGTGAGCATGAAGTACACCACTCACCAGCTGGGCACGCCCGTATCCATCGCAGATGGCAGCAGCGTACACGCGTTCAATGACTGGTCGGTCAAGCTGTCACGGCCCTGGATGGGCATCGACCTGAACCTGATCTACAGCGACTCCAGCCTCGACGGCATGGAGTGCTCGGCCTATTCAGGACAGAACGCCCAGTGTGATGGCCTGTTGACGTTCAAGGCGGAACGGACTTTTTACTGAGCCGGGATGGCAAGCCAGCCCCTGCAAAAACAACGGCACAGACAACAAAAAACCCGGCACAGGCCGGGTTTTTTGTGGGTCACGCCAGCGCCTTATTCAGCAGCTGGAGCTTCCGGCTTGCGGCGCTTGAGCGGTGCCATGCCG
This genomic stretch from Pseudomonas deceptionensis harbors:
- a CDS encoding MFS transporter, with amino-acid sequence MSPLTRLLASFIALMMAMGIGRFSLTPQLPHLISEGQIDLTGAGLIAAANYLGYLVGALDAIRARRPDQIRGRLHTGLWLCVGLTLISYWAYGFWPHLLLRFGSGVASAWVMVMITALSQQIAISANRPRLGALVFAGPGAGVVLTGLLALAANVSGQGSATLWLVYAVAALVMLLVIMPILPQSSALPAQSPAAASGTRQPGIARLGAIYGLYGLGYIIPATFLSQMANAQFHGQWQADLFWPAFGLCAATGVALISLRRPNPGTTRFWLMAGLWVQALGVLACLLPSSTGLALGVILCGTPFLACMPLVMQRSRDLAPHATTRNAALLTACFAVGQLCGPLLAALSSHFSGGLQPALIIAASGLLLAGVLAWQSVNCPAERALCDAPTAPR
- a CDS encoding DMT family transporter, with amino-acid sequence MSISRRATDAFALQVMLGLCLIWGVQQVIIKIAAPDIAPVMQAAARSGISALLVGLLICWKGGWNQVPATWRGGLLAGSLFGLEFFFISEGLQLTSAAHMSVFLYTAPIFTALGINWLLPSERLRPLQWLGIFLAFIGIAFSFAGGMSFADMDRNMLLGDAYGILAGMAWGATTVVVRGSRLSEAPVTLTLFYQLIVGFVGLLVIAAASGQISHISLTTVAVASVLFQGLVVSFFSYLVWFWLLKRYLASNLAVFSFMTPLFGVTFGVLVLHEPLSINFVVGAICVLLGITFVSAEQWVRRKVRALLGS
- a CDS encoding DUF2177 family protein; the protein is MRKAVWAYIGALVAFLVLDGLWLGVLMSSTYKELLGSLMLEQPKWGPAIVFYLLYVLGVVFFVVMPALARGSARRAALAGAFFGLVAYGTYDMTNWATLQGWSAQLALMDMAWGGLLTCLAALSGYWAARKLAS
- a CDS encoding CvfB family protein, producing the protein MALIGRYNSLQVVKHTNFGLYLDGGADGEILLPNRYIPKDIPSEDEDWLNVFVYLDSEDKLLATTETPKVQVGEFASLKVVEVNSIGVFLDWGLPKDLLLPYSEEKRQMTAGEYVVVHVYLDKHTRRITATARLDRYLDKTPANYQVGQEVDLLVAEATDMGFKAVINNKHWGLIHKNEIFKFMRAGKQEKGFIKEVRADGKISLSLQPVGQEASSSLNSKILSKLRDNNGVLAVSDKSAPEVISNLFGVSKGNFKKAIGALYKEGKIAIHADRIELI
- a CDS encoding TorF family putative porin, translated to MLTRALLLAGTVLASTIVDAQIFSRELGNFDLKLATQPSRSMAQGLVKPTTPGSTFHGGLDLTHDSGWYVGQWAPTMGIRPGSNLEVDSYLGYKHPFDQTLGYELGLIHYSYPKLDSLDSQQFFAGLTVLGTRFGAAFSNDPDRRDSTLFADLGLNQPFGIGVSMKYTTHQLGTPVSIADGSSVHAFNDWSVKLSRPWMGIDLNLIYSDSSLDGMECSAYSGQNAQCDGLLTFKAERTFY